AAGTACATCTGGCGAACCGATCTACGCCCAGATTGTGGGACAGGTCCGCCAGATGATTCTCCAAGGCGAGCTGGTCTCGGGGACGCCGCTGCCATCGATCCGCTTACTGGCGAAGGAGCTGCAGATTAGCGTCATTACCACGAAGCGGGCTTATGAGGAGCTGGAGCGGGAAGGACTGATCAACTCGATTGTCGGCA
The window above is part of the Paenibacillus sp. FSL H8-0048 genome. Proteins encoded here:
- a CDS encoding GntR family transcriptional regulator, whose translation is MNIVISSTSGEPIYAQIVGQVRQMILQGELVSGTPLPSIRLLAKELQISVITTKRAYEELEREGLINSIVGKGSFVSGADQEYIREQRLRMVEGKLKEIIDESRQLGMEYAELAEMLKLLYEEEQE